A genomic region of Pseudopipra pipra isolate bDixPip1 chromosome W, bDixPip1.hap1, whole genome shotgun sequence contains the following coding sequences:
- the LOC135406052 gene encoding zinc finger protein 239-like, which produces MEEAARKRKMPWAPQAGPELRTESPEDKSPRQSLVGEAVLKGSPAQEGSGEEKGRRSPRRRGSKASPGCSEEERASLCREGGRSLSQSSDLVVPEQPPSREKPFRCLECGKSFRKSTKLLAHLHIHTGERPYTCRECGKSFRDSSTLIRHQRIHTGEQPYTCRECGKRFQCSGNLLRHEQTHTDERPFRCTDCGKGFNQNSTLVRHRRIHSRERPYSSSPRTHHLIHTGERPYRCSECGKRFKTSSNLLLHERTHTDERPFRCTDCGKGFKQNSHLITHRRIHSGERPYKCGECGKSFTQSGNLTKHQRTHQ; this is translated from the exons atggaggaggctgcgaggaagaggaagatgccttgggccccccaggcag gccccgagctgaggacagagagcccagaggacaaatccccccggcagagcctggtgggagaggccgttttgaagggctccccggcgcaggaaggcagcggggaggaaaagggccggagatccccccgcaggaggggctccaaagccagcccagggtgctctgaggaggaaagagccagcctgtgccgggaaggcggccggagcttgagccagagctctgacctggtggtccctgagcagcctcccagcagggagaagcccttcaggtgcttggaatgtgggaagagcttcaggaagagcacgAAACTCCTCGCCCACCTGCACattcacactggggaacggccctacacgtgtagggaatgtgggaagagcttcagggacagctccaccctgatccgacaccagcgcatccacactggggaacagccctacacgtgtagggaatgtgggaagaggtttcagtgCAGTGGGaatctcctcaggcatgagcagacacacacggatgagaggcccttccgctgcaccgactgcgggaagggcttcaaccagaactccaccctcgtcaggcaccggcgcatccacagcagggagaggccctacagCTCCAGCCCCCGCACCCACCATCttatccacactggggaacgaccctacagGTGCtcggaatgtgggaagaggtttaagaccagctccaatctcctcctgcatgagcgaacgcacacggatgagaggcccttccgctgcaccgactgcgggaagggctttaagcagaactcccacctcatcacccaccggcgcatcca